One Spinacia oleracea cultivar Varoflay chromosome 4, BTI_SOV_V1, whole genome shotgun sequence DNA segment encodes these proteins:
- the LOC130472160 gene encoding uncharacterized protein: MEMLLLPVRSGIMDFEMCTQSNKLFQVHTVGAYYTWCNNQYGSNRIVSRMDRCLANQLWLDKFHMVTAEVLDMNVSDHCPILINFENSQVQRHTLFKFLNVFTEVNEFYELVDAQWRIQQHKHPLLDIWFKLKHLKPDLSLIISMISEEKSDLENLEKWSLIEEKIWQQKSRVDWIQLGDSNTKYFHAFIKERRSMNAIKVLLKDDGSRVCLQGSIKEEIVDFYRKLMGTAAQSIPMVDITIVEKGPLL; the protein is encoded by the exons ATGGAGATGTTGTTATTGCCAGTGAGGTCAGGGATCATGGACTTTGAAATGTGCACTCAGAGTAATAAGTTGTTCCAAGTACATACTGTTGGTGCATATTATACGTGGTGTAATAATCAGTATGGTTCTAACAGAATAGTGTCCAGAATGGATAGATGCTTGGCTAATCAACTTTGGTTAGATAAGTTTCATATGGTAACTGCTGAAGTCTTGGACATGAATGTGTCTGACCATTGCCCTATTCTAATCAATTTCGAGAACAGTCAGGTGCAGAGGCATACTTTGTTCAAGTTTCTCAATGTCTTTACTGAGGTGAATGAATTTTATGAGCTTGTTGATGCACAATGGAGAATTCAACAACATAAGCACCCTCTTTTAGACATTTGGTTTAAGTTGAAGCACTTAAAGCCTGATTTGAG CTTGATAATTTCAATGATTTCTGAAGAGAAGTCGGACTTGGAAAATTTGGAGAAATGGAGCTTGATAGAAGAGAAAATCTGGCAACAAAAGTCAAGAGTGGACTGGATTCAGCTAGGTGACTCCAACACTAAATACTTTCATGCTTTTATTAAGGAGAGAAGAAGTATGAATGCCATAAAGGTGTTATTGAAGGATGATGGTAGCCGAGTGTGTCTGCAGGGCTCAATTAAGGAGGAGATAGTGGATTTCTATAGGAAGCTTATGGGTACTGCTGCCCAAAGCATTCCTATGGTTGACATAACCATTGTTGAGAAGGGGCCTTTGCTCTAG
- the LOC110805383 gene encoding uncharacterized protein isoform X1, protein MKVVQQHMAPLSIMSKQETADTKTLKKKKKNEHFSSISCSILVWYLRNSHGTFNPPLKSKFSQYPLNCGRLQAFSLSPEQNRTEQNTGGLGVDGFEDRGCRADGSDMGCRIKFKFRFYRQVQVWAAGSGSSYLKTRKHYLHWSGDVD, encoded by the exons ATGAAG GTTGTACAGCAACATATGGCTCCTTTATCTATAATGTCTAAACAGGAAACCGCCGAcaccaaaaccctaaaaaagaaaaagaaaaacgaacACTTCTCGTCGATCAGTTGCTCGATCTTAGTCTGGTACCTTCGAAATTCTCATGGTACCTTCAACCCTCCATTGAAATCGAAATTCTCACAGTACCCTCTGAATTGCGGAAGATTACAAGCTTTCTCACTTTCACCAG AACAAAACAGAACTGAACAGAATACTGGAGGGTTAGGGGTTGATGGGTTTGAAGACAGAGGTTGCAGGGCTGATGGGTCAGATATGGGCTGCAGGATCAAGTTCAAATTTAGATTTTATCGTCAGGTTCAGGTTTGGGCTGCAGGGTCAGGTTCAAGCTACCTGAAGACACGAAAACACTACCTACATTGGTCTGGGGATGTTGATTAA
- the LOC110805383 gene encoding uncharacterized protein isoform X2: MKVVQQHMAPLSIMSKQETADTKTLKKKKKNEHFSSISCSILVWYLRNSHGTFNPPLKSKFSQYPLNCGRLQAFSLSPGP, translated from the exons ATGAAG GTTGTACAGCAACATATGGCTCCTTTATCTATAATGTCTAAACAGGAAACCGCCGAcaccaaaaccctaaaaaagaaaaagaaaaacgaacACTTCTCGTCGATCAGTTGCTCGATCTTAGTCTGGTACCTTCGAAATTCTCATGGTACCTTCAACCCTCCATTGAAATCGAAATTCTCACAGTACCCTCTGAATTGCGGAAGATTACAAGCTTTCTCACTTTCACCAG gtccGTGA
- the LOC110805374 gene encoding (R,S)-reticuline 7-O-methyltransferase-like, with product MDLVKAHGEVYNHLFAYADTLVLRSAVELHIADIIHSHGQPMSITQIASKLESSPSPNIPYLTRVMRVLARNKIFTVENKKENINITPLYGLTETAKCLLHDQELSFAPTLLTFTDPSIMAGWYEIGRTIKEGGTPFVKAHGESFWEMTRENPEFNKLFSSGMSAVTKPALDAIIKGFKDEFSRLEGSLVDVGGGTGYLVANIVEAYPHIKGVNFDLPQTIVNAPQYPGVTHVGGDMFDRIPPADNVIIKSVLHDWGDEEALIILKKCQEAVAQKKGKVIIVEIVLHPDRHLMSDNAAIAIDLLMMVNCGGAKERTEDEWKILLNKAGFTHFNFIPLQATLSFSIIEAFN from the exons ATGGATCTCGTCAAAGCCCATGGCGAGGTATACAACCACCTCTTTGCTTACGCAGACACCCTAGTGCTAAGATCTGCTGTAGAGCTCCACATCGCAGATATCATACACTCGCACGGCCAACCAATGAGCATAACCCAAATAGCCTCAAAACTCGAGTCATCTCCCTCCCCAAATATCCCCTACCTGACACGTGTAATGCGTGTACTAGCCCGTAACAAAATCTTCACCGtcgaaaataaaaaagaaaacataaacATAACACCCTTGTACGGTCTAACCGAAACAGCAAAGTGTTTGTTACACGATCAAGAGTTAAGCTTTGCTCCGACCCTTTTGACCTTCACCGACCCTTCGATCATGGCCGGGTGGTACGAGATAGGCCGTACGATCAAGGAAGGTGGGACCCCATTTGTGAAAGCTCATGGGGAATCGTTCTGGGAGATGACACGTGAAAATCCTGAGTTTAATAAGTTGTTCAGTAGTGGGATGAGTGCTGTTACTAAGCCTGCATTAGATGCTATAATTAAAGGGTTTAAGGATGAGTTTAGTAGGTTGGAGGGTAGTCTTGTTGATGTTGGAGGTGGGACCGGATATTTAGTGGCAAATATTGTTGAAGCATATCCTCATATTAAAGGTGTTAACTTTGATCTTCCTCAAACTATTGTAAATGCTCCTCAATACCCTGGTGTCACTCATGTTGGTGGTGACATGTTTGATCGGATTCCTCCTGCTGACAATGTTATCATTAAG TCTGTTTTACATGATTGGGGGGATGAAGAAGCATTGataatcctaaaaaagtgtCAAGAAGCAGTTGCCCAAAAGAAAGGAAAGGTGATTATTGTTGAAATTGTTCTTCATCCAGATCGACATTTGATGTCCGATAATGCAGCTATTGCCATTGATCTTTTAATGATGGTTAATTGCGGTGGTGCAAAAGAAAGAACTGAAGATGAATGGAAGATTTTGTTGAACAAAGCTGGGTTTACTCACTTCAACTTCATCCCACTTCAAGCTACACTCTCCTTTTCCATTATCGAGGCCTTTAATTAG